A single window of Buteo buteo chromosome 15, bButBut1.hap1.1, whole genome shotgun sequence DNA harbors:
- the CEP57L1 gene encoding centrosomal protein CEP57L1 isoform X3, giving the protein MLPAAFAYIESKKLAAVGGDRPSIPNNQAVVAALKTLQEKIRRLELEKSQAEDNLCSLSTAAGQYNKVLEHESYKKDIAHQELMQQRKDASLQLNAAQSRCSLLEKQLDYMRKMVSSAELEKKMGLEQQAQFQKEEDRNCLELHAKLEKLEMLERECLKLTAAQRIAEDKIKQLEEKLHKEEHQRKLIQDKTAQLQTGFEINRILMSSVTSQNEPKKENGKKKKTKKQRNPTMKKMHLSQLHVKAGELPFVAGKSVSSSHSVSANVQSVLHIMKHHNPRISSQSQGGATSGISQRNAFSKSVSSCSTSPTATRSLLDLLLAIQDELGQMSFDYQELLKQIQEAQDSKVREDLEHKLACLVKQMEIKEEQISKLKKHQATVQKLKRKTQKLNQGAAHIKLKCGDQKEAKEIAVTVRESMSKPCPGQKRSSSLQLLKNVQKLQSALKKDIMWEE; this is encoded by the exons ATGCTTCCTGCAGCCTTTGCGTATATAGAATCAAAGAAGTTGGCAGCTGTTGGTGGTGACAGGCCTTCTATCCCCAATAACCAAG CTgtggtggcagccctgaaaactcttcaAGAAAAGATCCGCCGTCTAGAGTTGGAGAAGTCACAGGCTGAAGATAATCTGTGCAGCCTCTCCACAGCAGCTGGTCAGTATAACAAGGTTTTAGAGCATGAATCCTACAAAAAGGACATAGCACATCAAGAACTGATGCAACAGAGGAAAG ATGCAAGCCTGCAGTTAAATGCAGCACAATCTCGCTGCTCCCTGCTGGAGAAACAGCTGGATTACATGAGGAAAATGGTTTCAAGTGCAgaactggagaagaaaatgggtTTAGAACAACAG GCCCAGtttcagaaagaggaagatCGGAACTGCTTAGAGCTGCATGCAAAACTTGAAAAGCTTGAAATGCTAGAAAGAGAGTGTCTTAAACTTACTGCTGCTCAGAGAATTGCAGAA GACAAGATCAAACAGTTAGAAGAAAAGCTTCATAAAGAAGAGCATCAGCGTAAGCTAATACAAGACAAAACTGCTCAG CTTCAGACAGGATTTGAGATAAACAGAATTTTGATGTCTTCAGTAACATCTCAAAATgaacctaaaaaagaaaatgggaagaagaaaaaaactaagaA GCAGAGAAATCCtacaatgaagaaaatgcaCCTTTCACAGTTACATGTAAAAGCTGGTGAACTACCTTTTGTGGCTGGGAAG TCTGTCAGTTCCAGCCATTCTGTTAGTGCGAACGTACAAAGTGTGTTGCATATTATGAAGCATCACAATCCACGTATCTCATCACAAAGCCAAGGAGGAGCTACATCTGGGATTTCACAACGcaatgcattttcaaaatctgtatcCTCTTGTTCCACATCACCTACTGCCACCAGAAGTCTTTTGGACCTTCTGTTGGCCATACAAGATGAGCTGGGCCAAATGAGCTT TGACTATCAAGAACTTCTGAAGCAGATACAGGAGGCTCAAGACTCCAAAGTTCGTGAAGACCTAGAACACAAGCTGGCTTGCCTTGTAAAACAAATGGAGATTAAAGAAGAACAAATATCCAAGCTGAAAAAGCATCAGGCTACT gtgcagaaattaaagaggaaaactcAGAAATTGAACCAAGGGGCAGCTCATATCAAACTAAAGTGTGGTGAccaaaaggaagcaaaggagATTGCAGTCACTGTAAGGGAAAGTATGTCTAAACCTTGTCCTGggcagaaaagaagcagctctCTTCAGCTGctaaaaaatgtgcagaaacttcagtcagcactgaaaaaagatATCATGTGGGAAGAGTAG
- the CEP57L1 gene encoding centrosomal protein CEP57L1 isoform X2, with amino-acid sequence MGKLAVDSESKNSFTGSFLQPPDRMLPAAFAYIESKKLAAVGGDRPSIPNNQAVVAALKTLQEKIRRLELEKSQAEDNLCSLSTAAGQYNKVLEHESYKKDIAHQELMQQRKDASLQLNAAQSRCSLLEKQLDYMRKMVSSAELEKKMGLEQQAQFQKEEDRNCLELHAKLEKLEMLERECLKLTAAQRIAEDKIKQLEEKLHKEEHQRKLIQDKTAQLQTGFEINRILMSSVTSQNEPKKENGKKKKTKKRNPTMKKMHLSQLHVKAGELPFVAGKSVSSSHSVSANVQSVLHIMKHHNPRISSQSQGGATSGISQRNAFSKSVSSCSTSPTATRSLLDLLLAIQDELGQMSFDYQELLKQIQEAQDSKVREDLEHKLACLVKQMEIKEEQISKLKKHQATVQKLKRKTQKLNQGAAHIKLKCGDQKEAKEIAVTVRESMSKPCPGQKRSSSLQLLKNVQKLQSALKKDIMWEE; translated from the exons ATGGGAAAATTG GCTGTGGATTCTGAATCAAAGAACAGTTTCACAGGAAGCTTTCTTCAGCCCCCAGATAGGATGCTTCCTGCAGCCTTTGCGTATATAGAATCAAAGAAGTTGGCAGCTGTTGGTGGTGACAGGCCTTCTATCCCCAATAACCAAG CTgtggtggcagccctgaaaactcttcaAGAAAAGATCCGCCGTCTAGAGTTGGAGAAGTCACAGGCTGAAGATAATCTGTGCAGCCTCTCCACAGCAGCTGGTCAGTATAACAAGGTTTTAGAGCATGAATCCTACAAAAAGGACATAGCACATCAAGAACTGATGCAACAGAGGAAAG ATGCAAGCCTGCAGTTAAATGCAGCACAATCTCGCTGCTCCCTGCTGGAGAAACAGCTGGATTACATGAGGAAAATGGTTTCAAGTGCAgaactggagaagaaaatgggtTTAGAACAACAG GCCCAGtttcagaaagaggaagatCGGAACTGCTTAGAGCTGCATGCAAAACTTGAAAAGCTTGAAATGCTAGAAAGAGAGTGTCTTAAACTTACTGCTGCTCAGAGAATTGCAGAA GACAAGATCAAACAGTTAGAAGAAAAGCTTCATAAAGAAGAGCATCAGCGTAAGCTAATACAAGACAAAACTGCTCAG CTTCAGACAGGATTTGAGATAAACAGAATTTTGATGTCTTCAGTAACATCTCAAAATgaacctaaaaaagaaaatgggaagaagaaaaaaactaagaAG AGAAATCCtacaatgaagaaaatgcaCCTTTCACAGTTACATGTAAAAGCTGGTGAACTACCTTTTGTGGCTGGGAAG TCTGTCAGTTCCAGCCATTCTGTTAGTGCGAACGTACAAAGTGTGTTGCATATTATGAAGCATCACAATCCACGTATCTCATCACAAAGCCAAGGAGGAGCTACATCTGGGATTTCACAACGcaatgcattttcaaaatctgtatcCTCTTGTTCCACATCACCTACTGCCACCAGAAGTCTTTTGGACCTTCTGTTGGCCATACAAGATGAGCTGGGCCAAATGAGCTT TGACTATCAAGAACTTCTGAAGCAGATACAGGAGGCTCAAGACTCCAAAGTTCGTGAAGACCTAGAACACAAGCTGGCTTGCCTTGTAAAACAAATGGAGATTAAAGAAGAACAAATATCCAAGCTGAAAAAGCATCAGGCTACT gtgcagaaattaaagaggaaaactcAGAAATTGAACCAAGGGGCAGCTCATATCAAACTAAAGTGTGGTGAccaaaaggaagcaaaggagATTGCAGTCACTGTAAGGGAAAGTATGTCTAAACCTTGTCCTGggcagaaaagaagcagctctCTTCAGCTGctaaaaaatgtgcagaaacttcagtcagcactgaaaaaagatATCATGTGGGAAGAGTAG
- the CEP57L1 gene encoding centrosomal protein CEP57L1 isoform X1: MGKLAVDSESKNSFTGSFLQPPDRMLPAAFAYIESKKLAAVGGDRPSIPNNQAVVAALKTLQEKIRRLELEKSQAEDNLCSLSTAAGQYNKVLEHESYKKDIAHQELMQQRKDASLQLNAAQSRCSLLEKQLDYMRKMVSSAELEKKMGLEQQAQFQKEEDRNCLELHAKLEKLEMLERECLKLTAAQRIAEDKIKQLEEKLHKEEHQRKLIQDKTAQLQTGFEINRILMSSVTSQNEPKKENGKKKKTKKQRNPTMKKMHLSQLHVKAGELPFVAGKSVSSSHSVSANVQSVLHIMKHHNPRISSQSQGGATSGISQRNAFSKSVSSCSTSPTATRSLLDLLLAIQDELGQMSFDYQELLKQIQEAQDSKVREDLEHKLACLVKQMEIKEEQISKLKKHQATVQKLKRKTQKLNQGAAHIKLKCGDQKEAKEIAVTVRESMSKPCPGQKRSSSLQLLKNVQKLQSALKKDIMWEE; encoded by the exons ATGGGAAAATTG GCTGTGGATTCTGAATCAAAGAACAGTTTCACAGGAAGCTTTCTTCAGCCCCCAGATAGGATGCTTCCTGCAGCCTTTGCGTATATAGAATCAAAGAAGTTGGCAGCTGTTGGTGGTGACAGGCCTTCTATCCCCAATAACCAAG CTgtggtggcagccctgaaaactcttcaAGAAAAGATCCGCCGTCTAGAGTTGGAGAAGTCACAGGCTGAAGATAATCTGTGCAGCCTCTCCACAGCAGCTGGTCAGTATAACAAGGTTTTAGAGCATGAATCCTACAAAAAGGACATAGCACATCAAGAACTGATGCAACAGAGGAAAG ATGCAAGCCTGCAGTTAAATGCAGCACAATCTCGCTGCTCCCTGCTGGAGAAACAGCTGGATTACATGAGGAAAATGGTTTCAAGTGCAgaactggagaagaaaatgggtTTAGAACAACAG GCCCAGtttcagaaagaggaagatCGGAACTGCTTAGAGCTGCATGCAAAACTTGAAAAGCTTGAAATGCTAGAAAGAGAGTGTCTTAAACTTACTGCTGCTCAGAGAATTGCAGAA GACAAGATCAAACAGTTAGAAGAAAAGCTTCATAAAGAAGAGCATCAGCGTAAGCTAATACAAGACAAAACTGCTCAG CTTCAGACAGGATTTGAGATAAACAGAATTTTGATGTCTTCAGTAACATCTCAAAATgaacctaaaaaagaaaatgggaagaagaaaaaaactaagaA GCAGAGAAATCCtacaatgaagaaaatgcaCCTTTCACAGTTACATGTAAAAGCTGGTGAACTACCTTTTGTGGCTGGGAAG TCTGTCAGTTCCAGCCATTCTGTTAGTGCGAACGTACAAAGTGTGTTGCATATTATGAAGCATCACAATCCACGTATCTCATCACAAAGCCAAGGAGGAGCTACATCTGGGATTTCACAACGcaatgcattttcaaaatctgtatcCTCTTGTTCCACATCACCTACTGCCACCAGAAGTCTTTTGGACCTTCTGTTGGCCATACAAGATGAGCTGGGCCAAATGAGCTT TGACTATCAAGAACTTCTGAAGCAGATACAGGAGGCTCAAGACTCCAAAGTTCGTGAAGACCTAGAACACAAGCTGGCTTGCCTTGTAAAACAAATGGAGATTAAAGAAGAACAAATATCCAAGCTGAAAAAGCATCAGGCTACT gtgcagaaattaaagaggaaaactcAGAAATTGAACCAAGGGGCAGCTCATATCAAACTAAAGTGTGGTGAccaaaaggaagcaaaggagATTGCAGTCACTGTAAGGGAAAGTATGTCTAAACCTTGTCCTGggcagaaaagaagcagctctCTTCAGCTGctaaaaaatgtgcagaaacttcagtcagcactgaaaaaagatATCATGTGGGAAGAGTAG